From Epinephelus lanceolatus isolate andai-2023 chromosome 23, ASM4190304v1, whole genome shotgun sequence:
GATGCTGCCTTCAGCGATCGTCACTGTAAATGATGGTCTCATATTAAAGAGGAGGCGGCGAGCGGAGCAGAGCTCAGATCAGTTTGTGAAGCTCGACTGAACCTGAATCCTTCAACATAATTAAGATGAGTTTCACAGAGACGGAAGACGAAATGGATCCAATTAAAAGTCAGTGATGTAAAATATTACAGCCAGAAACCAAAGTGGGACACAATTAGACAGAGAAGAGATTAAAGTGACAGGAAATGGATTTGTCTGTTCGAGTCGCAGCTCAGCTGACTCTGCACTTTGATGATTTATACACTCTGTCTGAGAGGACGAGACCGAGTCCTCCTGGTCAGAGACAAGTCCCTGAGACGAGTCCATCACAACACGTGCTGTTGTTGCCCAAAAAGTAacgtgtaatgtgtgtgtgttggctaaacgtaaccgtgtgtgtgtgttggctaaacgtaaccacatgtgtgtgtgttggctaaacgtaaccacgtgtgtgtgtgtgtgttggctaaacgtaaccacgtgtgtgtgtgttggctaaacgtaaccgtgtgtgtgtgttggctaaacgtaaccacgtgtgtgtgtcggctaaacgtaaccacgtgtgtgtgtgtgtgttggctaaacgtaaccacgtgtgtgtgtgttggctaaacgtaaccatgtgtgtgtgtcggctaaacataaccacatgtgtgtgtgttggctaaacgtaaccacgtgtgtgtgtgtgtgtcggctaaacgtaaccatgtgtgtgtgtgttggctaaacgtaaccacgtgtgtgtgtgtgtcggctaaacgtaaccatgtgtgtgtgtcagctaaatgtaaccacgtgtgtgtgtgttggctaaacgtaaccacatgtgtgtgtgtgtgtcggctaaacgtaaccatgtgtgtgtgtcagctaaatgtaaccacgtgtgtgtgtgtcggctaaacgtaaccacgtgtgtgtgtgttggctaaatgtaaccacgtatgtgtgtgtgttggctaaacgtaaccacgtgtgtgtgtgtgtcagctaaatgtaaccacgtgtgtgtgtgttggctaaacgtaaccacgtgtgtgtgttggctaaacgtaaacacgtgtgtgtgtgttggctaaacgtaaccacgtgtgtgtgttggctaaacgtaactacctgtgtgtgtgtgtaggctaaacgtgaccacgtgtgtgtgttggctaaacgtaaccacgtgtgtgtgttggctaaacgtaactacctgtgtgtgtgtgtaggctaaacgtgaccacgtgtgtgtgttggctaaacgtaaccatgtgtgtgtgtgttggctaaacgtaaccacgtgtgtgtgtgtgtcggctaaacataaccatgtgtgtgtgtcagctaaatgtaaccacgtgtgtgtgtgttggctaaacgtaaccacatgtgtgtgtgtgtgtcggctaaacgtaaccatgtgtgtgtgtcagctaaatgtaaccacgtgtgtgtgtgtcggctaaacgtaaccacgtgtgtgtgtgttggctaaatgtaaccacgtatatgtgtgtgttggctaaacttaaccacgtgtgtgtgtgtcggctaaacgtaaccacgtgtgtgtgtgtgtgtcagctaaatgtaaccacgtgtgtgtgtgttggctaaacgtaaccacgtgtgtgtgttggctaaacgtaaccacgtgtgtgtgtgttggctaaacgtaaccacgtgtgtgtgttggctaaacgtaactacctgtgtgtgtgtgtaggctaaacgtgaccacgtgtgtgtgttggctaaacgtaaccacgtgtgtgtgtcggctaaacgtaaccatgtgtgtgtgtctcatccTGAACATGGGACTGTCACAGAGACGACAAAAAGAGGATTTATACTCAGGTCTTCAGGATCTAGTCCAAGTCcttcagtgcatgtgtgtgtggagatgtgTTTCAGTATATATGAGTCTATTTTCAGTGTGCAGAGGACAGACGGGTCGACACAGGTGTGAAGACAACAGGtgactgtttctgtttcaggtCAGTGTCTCCGCTCAGAGTCATCACTGTTATTGTCTGTCTGAACCTCAGACTGAAGGTCTGAACTcatctgtgacctctgaccctctcCTGTTGTTAAAGTACACAACAACATCTGAAGACGCaggagaagcaggaggaggaggaggaacaggaggaggaggaggatgaggaggaggaggaggaggagcaggaggaggaggaggaggaggagcaggaggaggacatATTGTGCCGACGCCTGGGGACTAGAACGTCttctgaaaaacagaaagaggCAAAACTGACCTGCAGTGTCACCTCCTGCTCCTCAGCTTCACCTCCTGCTCTGTCATCGCTTTTTTTACCAACTGTTTTTCAGCCACCAACTGTGGGTATTTCTAATGACCTGTGGCTTATTGTCCAGCAGGGATTTCGCCTGTAAAAGTGtatttcaaaccaaaacaataaaactttTCAGCCACCAAACGTCTGTATTTGTTGGGGACACGTCTCTTTCTTAAGCAGgaataaaacaatacaacatTTCCAGCTGAGACTGTGGCACCTTAACCTGACTTAGGctgaaacatgatctttttctcaCCCAAACCGAGTGCTTATCGTACCTCAGCATAACCACACATCAACTACAGGGTGGTGGAGACTAAACAACCTGcttcagaagaagaagaagaagaagaggaggaggagagctgctTGATAAAAGCAGTAAACAGCACTAGAGATGCTAATGTCAGTCATTCTTCAGCCGCTCTTCCTGCGGGACTGACAGGCTCACTGTTAttccctccatccatcaccTGTCTGacattacatcatcatcatcctcttcttcttctgtcagcCTGACTTCATCTAGAAATATGGTGAATTAGTGGTCctggaggacagaggaggaggaggaggaggagaagctgaGCTCTTATTGTCTCGTGTATGAACCACTTCCTGCACAAACACTGAAGGAGGGACACGTCCTGACTGATCAGATACAGCAGTGTGAGTCTAAAAGTgcagacacaccaagccgacatcaaagaactagcagcgacgaaagccaactgttgcatcgcctacgtcgcctcacgttgccctgtgtcagttgcatttgaacacactacacggactacatccgacggccaagtagcacgtacattctgcgcctgcgtgagagagagcggagtgagagagtggtacatcctgtcagccgaggggtttcctatctgtgcagccgagcaccgcagcacctccacggactattacatccagacggtcccggtgtttcctccgcaggctccacttcactcagctgcccgataaacccgctgcttcttcccactttaacctgaataacaaaccagggctcggtgctccggttggatccaaaaggagaaagtaataatattataattataatactGGCTattgtaacagcagcagcagcaggaggcatctggcaggaccacggcagcagcacaaccacacacgtcacgctgtccaggcaccgctgtgatatgagttaatctgagagacagtggagcacaaaggctccggagaagaagccgagttagtgacatccagaatggccgagttagcaagatgcagtaatagaatacgagagagagagagagaaggagagagagagagagagagagagagagagagaaggtgcccggtgtattataggggggtcctccggcagactaggcctaagtcagcctaactaggggctggtacagggcaagcctgagccagccctaactataagctttatcaaagaggaaagtcttaagtctagtcttaaatgtggagacggtgtctgcctcccggaccgtaacaggaagatgattccacaggagaggagcctgatagctgaaggctctggctcctgatctacttttggagactttagggaccacgagtaaccctgcgttctcagagcgcagtgttctggtgggataatatggcactatgagctctctaagatatgacggagcttgaccatttagagctttataagttaacagtaggattttaaattcaattctggattttacagggagccagtgcagagaagctaaaacaggagaaataagatctcatttcttagttcctgttagtacacgtgctgctgcattctgaattagctggagagtttttaaggacttactagagctacctgataatagagagttacagtaatccagccttgaggtaacaaaagcgtggaccaatttttctgcatcttttcgggtcaggataggcctaattttcacaatattacgcagatgaaaaaatgcagtccgtgaggtttgttttaaatgagaattaaaagacaaatcttgatcaaatattactccaaggtttcttacggtagtgctagaggccagagcaatgccatctagagaaactatgtcatcagataaagagtctctgagttgtttggggccaagaacaataacttcagttttgtctgaatttaacatcaggaaattggtgctcatccaggtttttatgtctttaaggcagttatggagtttagttaattgattactttcttctggcttcatcgataaatacaactgagtatcatccgcataacaatggaaatttatagagtgatttctaatgatgttacctaaaggaagcatatatagagtgaataggattggtccgagcacagaaccttgcagaactccaaaacaaactttagtacgtaaggatgattcattatgaacgtcaacaaactgaaaacgatcagataaataagatttaataaTATATCATCAATAATATACATCTATTATATTCAATGATTGTAAATCTTTCTGTAGAAAATTGAAGTGTTGTTCTACTCAGTGTGATTGAAGCTGTTGAGATGAGTTTGCCTGAAGAGCTTTCTTCCAGAAAGAGATTTCATGGATAAAGTAAGGTTTGGGTTAAGATGAAATCTATCTGGACAAACTTCTCCTACATGTTGAAGACGGGAGACATAACCAGAGGGGCAGAGTTTTTACCATCAATATTAAAAAATGGACCAATGTATGGGTagagtttctcagtgaaggAGCAGCCATTGAAGGAGTAGAGAACAGCTGCAGTGTCAACATCATGAAAGGAGACCAGACCGTCCTCATAATCCAGGAACACCCCCACCTAATCAGGCCGAGACTTCGGAGAGAGATGGACTCCAGGGCCAGCAAGAGCTTTGTACTTATTATTATTCCTTAACCATATCGTCCAGTAACCATCCTTAGGGCACAGATTGATTTGTCCCTTTCTGTTGATTGACTCTCTGACCACTCCTAAATCCCAGTCAGTCTTCCCTTTAACCTGAACCTCGAAATAAAATCTTCCTGAAGAGAAACTCTGCTTTCCCAAAACACAAGTACAAGTAGAAAATCTTTCTGGATTGTCTGGGAGATTCTTGCTTATGTCACCATGTTTAACTTGTTTTCCATCATCAGACAGGATGCGTTCAGGATATGCTGTTTTAGGATTGAGTGTCACGTCCACTGCATACTGCTGGATCCGCTTCAACACGGCCTCAAACAGCTTCTTCATCTGTTTACTAAGCATCTCCTCCAGCTGAGTCACAGCTGTCACCACAGTCCCCTCATATGAAGGTGGACGGATGCTGATTTTTGTCCAGTCCCTGGTGGATGGAGCAGCGTTCACGGATGTGAAGctttggaggaggtggaggtgatcTTCAGAGCATGAGAGCTGCTCCACCTCAGTGCTCCTCTTCTTCAGCTCAGAGATTTCCTGTTCCAGCTCTTCGATGAAGCCTTCAGCCTGttcttctgtctttctctgcttctctttgatCGTGTCGATGAGCTCGGCCTGGCTTCTTTCAACAGACTCCTTCAGAGcggtgaagacctgaacaccatctgctatctctctgtctgcatcttCCTCACTGAGCTCCACTGAGTGTTTGATCTCCTCAACCTTCAGTCGTCTCTTCTGAATCATCtgctgaatttcagcctgcgTCTTCCCCAGCTCGGCCTTCTTTCCTTCATATTCTTCTTTCAGAGGAACAACATCATGTGTCTTGTGGTCTGAATAGGTGcagagcatgcacacacagatctGGTCGGTCTTGCAGAAGAGCTCCAGAGGTTTATCGTGTATCGTACACATCCTGCCTTCCAGGTTCTCCACAGGATCTGTTAGCTGATGTCTTTTCAGACCTGACACTGTCAGATGTGGCTCCAGGTGAGTCTCACAGTAGGATTCCAGACACACCAGGCAGGACTTCAGGGCCTTCAGTTTGGTTCCATTGCAGACGTCACAGGGAACTTCtcctggtttggaaacttgttgctctgagctgctgctgctggctttctGTTGAGCTAATTGTCTGAACTGAGCAGCCATCTCAGAGATGAAAGTGTTGACCCGCAGCTCAGGTCTGGTGTAGAAAAGCTCTTTACAATTTGGGCACCGATAGGGGACATTAGTACTCCAGTGTTCAGTGATGCAGGTTTTACAGAAGTTGTGTCCACATGGTGTGGTGACTGGATCAGTGAACACatccagacagatggagcaCAGAAACTGATCTTCAGTCAGCAGACAGCTGGCAGCAGACATATCAACACTCTGAGGACAAAAAGTCAGAAAACGACAAAAATGTTATTTCGTATGTTttgattatttgtttaaaagaaaccattatgctcattttcagattCATGCTGTATTTTGGGTGTCTTCTAGAACATGTATAAATGTTTTAACGGTTAAAAACTAtccatcctcactgtgacctcgtcacatgtccacgtttggtcatggacattccacgtccacatatgacatccaaggtaccctgggtgtgttggttgttgacgttctgggacgccgtgtcaacttctcTTCTTTTACGATACActtcgttttcacaggaaagttaacatttatttacagtctgtttcaaaataaagagactgtaacaacacacacacgtggttacgtttagccaacacacacacacacacacacacacacacacacacacacgtggttatgtttagccaacacacacacgtggttatgtttagccaacacacacacacagacagacagacacacacacacacacggttatgTTCAGCCAACACACATACGTGGTtgcgtttagccgacacacatacgtggttacgtgtaaccaacacacacacacacacacacacacacacgtggttacgtttagccaacacacacacatacgtggttacgtttagccaacacacacacacgtggttacgtttagccaacacacacacacgtggttacgtttagccaacacacacacgttgttacgtttagccaacacacacacatggttacgtttagccagcaCACACACGTTGTTACGTTTagcgaacacacacacgtggttacgtttagccaacacacacacgttgttacgtttagccaacacacacacgcgtggttacgtttagccaacacacacacacgtggttacgtttggccaacacacacacgttgttacgtttagccaacacacgtggttacgtttagccaacacacacacgtggttatgtttagccaacacacgtggttacgtttagccaacacacacacgtggttacgtttagccaacacacgtggttacgtttagccaacacacacacgtggttaggtttagccaacacacacacgttgttacgtttagccaacacacgtggttacgtttagccagcacacacacgtggttacgtttagccaacacacacacatgtttacgtttagccaacgcacacacgtggttacatttagccaacacacacacacagacacacacacacacacatggttatgttcaGCCAACACACATACGTGGTtgcgtttagccgacacacacacacgtggttacgtttagccaacacacacacacatgtttacgtttagccaacacacacacattgttacgtttagccaacacacacacgtggttacgtttagccaacacacacacgtggttacgtttagccaacacacacacgttgttacgtttagccagcacacacacgttgttacgtttagccaacacacatacgtggttacgtttagccaacacacacacgttgttacgtttagccaacacacacacgtggttacgtttagccaacaacacacacgtggttacgtttagccagcacacacacgttgttacgtttagccaacacacacacgtggttacgtttagccgacacacacacgttgttacgtttagccaacacacacacacacgtggttacgtttagccaacacacacacgtggttacgtttagccaacacacacacgtggttacgtttagccaacacacacacgtggttacgtttggccaacacacacacgttgttacatttagccaacacacgtggttacgtttagccaacacacacacatggttacgtttagccgacacacacacatgtttacgtttagccaacgcacacacgtggttacgttcagccaacacacacacacacacacatggttatgtttagccaacacacacacacagacacacacacacacacacacacacacacacacgtggttatgtttagccaacacacacacacagacacacacacacacacacatggttatgttcaGCCAACACACATACGTGGTtgcgtttagccgacacacatacgtggttacgtttagccaacacacatacgtggttatgtttaaccaacacacacacacacacacacacacacacacacacacggttacgtttagccgacacacacacgtggttacgtttagccgacacacacacgtggttacgtttagccgacacacacacgtggttacgtttagccaacacacacatacgtggttacgtttagccaacacacacacgtggttacgtttagccaacacacacacgtggttgcgtttagccgacacacacacgtggttacgtttagccaacacacacatacgtggttacgtttagccgacacacacacgtggttacgtttagccgacacacacacgtggttacgtttagccaacacacacatacgtggttacgtttagccgacacacacacacgtggttacgtttagccaacacacacatacgtggttacgtttagccaacacacacacgtggttacgtttagccaacacacacacgttgttacgtttagccaacacacacacgtggttacgtttagccaacaacACACActtggttacgtttagccagcacacacacgttgttacgtttagccaacacacacacgtggttacgtttagccaacacacacacgttgttacgtttagccaacacacacacacacgtggttacgtttagccaacacacacacgtggttacgtttagccaacacacacacgtggttacgtttagccaacacacacacgtggttacgtttggccaacacacacacgttgttacatttagccaacacacgtggttacgtttagccaacacacacacgtggttacgtttagccaacacacacacatgtttacgtttagccaacgcacacacatggttacgtttagccaacacacacacacacacacatggttatgtttagccaacacacacacacagacacacatacacacacacacacacacacgtggttatgtttagccaacacacacacacagacacacacacacacacacatggtcatGTTCAGCCAACACACATACGTGGTtgcgtttagccgacacacatacgtggttacgtttagccaacacacatacgtggttacgtttaaccaacacacacacacacacacacacacacacacacacacggttacgtttagccaacacacacacgtggttacgtttagccgacacacacacgtggttacgtttagccgacacacacacgtggttacgtttagccgacacacacacgtggttacgtttagccaacacacacatacgtggttacgtttagc
This genomic window contains:
- the LOC117249108 gene encoding zinc finger protein RFP-like, with amino-acid sequence MSAASCLLTEDQFLCSICLDVFTDPVTTPCGHNFCKTCITEHWSTNVPYRCPNCKELFYTRPELRVNTFISEMAAQFRQLAQQKASSSSSEQQVSKPGEVPCDVCNGTKLKALKSCLVCLESYCETHLEPHLTVSGLKRHQLTDPVENLEGRMCTIHDKPLELFCKTDQICVCMLCTYSDHKTHDVVPLKEEYEGKKAELGKTQAEIQQMIQKRRLKVEEIKHSVELSEEDADREIADGVQVFTALKESVERSQAELIDTIKEKQRKTEEQAEGFIEELEQEISELKKRSTEVEQLSCSEDHLHLLQSFTSVNAAPSTRDWTKISIRPPSYEGTVVTAVTQLEEMLSKQMKKLFEAVLKRIQQYAVDVTLNPKTAYPERILSDDGKQVKHGDISKNLPDNPERFSTCTCVLGKQSFSSGRFYFEVQVKGKTDWDLGVVRESINRKGQINLCPKDGYWTIWLRNNNKYKALAGPGVHLSPKSRPD